Proteins encoded by one window of Superficieibacter sp. HKU1:
- a CDS encoding class II glutamine amidotransferase — protein sequence MCELLGMSANVPTDICFSFTGLVQRGGGTGPHKDGWGITFYEGKGCRTFKDPQPSFNSPIARLVQDYPIKSCSVVAHIRQANRGEVALENTHPFTRELWGRNWTYAHNGQMTGYKSLETGMFRPVGETDSEKAFCWLLHKLTQRYPRTPGNMLAVFKYIASLAGEMRQKGVFNMLLSDGRYVMAFCSTNLYWITRRAPFGLATLIDQDMEIDFQRETTPNDVVSVIATQPLTGNETWQKIMPGEWALFCLGERIV from the coding sequence ATGTGTGAACTGCTCGGGATGAGCGCGAATGTGCCAACTGATATCTGCTTTAGTTTTACCGGGCTTGTACAGCGCGGGGGAGGCACCGGGCCGCATAAAGACGGCTGGGGCATTACCTTTTACGAAGGCAAAGGTTGTCGCACATTCAAAGATCCGCAACCGAGCTTTAACTCACCGATCGCCAGGCTGGTTCAGGACTATCCGATTAAGTCCTGCTCCGTGGTGGCGCATATTCGGCAGGCCAACCGGGGTGAAGTGGCGCTGGAAAACACGCACCCTTTTACCCGCGAGCTGTGGGGACGCAACTGGACCTACGCCCACAACGGGCAAATGACGGGTTATAAATCACTTGAAACGGGCATGTTTCGTCCGGTAGGCGAGACCGACAGCGAGAAAGCATTTTGCTGGCTGCTGCATAAACTGACCCAGCGCTATCCGCGCACGCCGGGCAACATGCTGGCGGTTTTTAAATATATTGCGAGTCTTGCCGGAGAAATGCGCCAGAAGGGCGTGTTTAACATGCTGCTGTCAGACGGGCGCTATGTGATGGCGTTCTGCTCGACGAATTTGTACTGGATCACGCGCCGTGCGCCGTTCGGGCTGGCAACGCTCATCGATCAGGATATGGAAATTGATTTTCAGCGGGAAACCACACCGAACGATGTGGTCTCCGTGATCGCGACCCAACCCTTAACGGGTAATGAAACCTGGCAAAAAATTATGCCAGGCGAGTGGGCGTTATTTTGCCTCGGGGAGCGTATAGTTTGA
- a CDS encoding gamma-glutamyltransferase family protein, whose amino-acid sequence MTKALDFSTGYASRRPPMLGHNAVATSQPLAAQAGMRMLQLGGNAVDAAIATAMALTVVEPTGCGIGSDAFAIIWDGEKLHGLNASGRSPASWHADLFAGKTAVPEIGWDAVTVPGAVSGWVALAERFGTLPLTILAQPAIDYARNGFPVSPLIGHLWQRGYNKLKDQPGFSACFAPEGRAPRIGEIFRNPAQAKTLELIAQTKGDAFYRGELAQKIAAFAQEHGAHLTAQDLADHRVDWVELLSREFAGGSVQELPPNGQGIATLIALGILEQCDIGRYDPDSVQSLHLSIEAMKLALADLDRYVADEAHMEFAAKELLSDAYLKSRAALIDTDRASDFTYGSPTQSGTVYVSTADASGMMVSFIQSNFMGFGSGVVVPETGISLQNRGCGFVLDPKHPNALAGSKRPFHTIIPGFAMGGDGKPLMSFGVMGGPMQAQGHMQMALRIMLHGQNPQAAIDAPRWRVVQGREVIVESTFSRNVIAGLRERGHLITVEDPLQDYNFGGAQVIYRMSEGHYVAATESRKDGQALVS is encoded by the coding sequence ATGACCAAAGCGCTTGATTTTTCTACCGGTTACGCTTCACGACGCCCGCCGATGCTCGGTCATAATGCCGTGGCGACGTCTCAGCCGCTGGCGGCACAGGCCGGGATGCGAATGCTGCAACTGGGCGGCAATGCGGTAGACGCCGCTATCGCCACGGCGATGGCGCTCACGGTGGTAGAGCCGACGGGCTGCGGTATTGGCAGCGATGCGTTCGCGATTATCTGGGACGGGGAAAAGCTGCACGGCCTGAATGCCTCCGGGCGCTCACCGGCGAGCTGGCATGCCGACCTGTTTGCCGGTAAAACGGCGGTGCCGGAAATCGGCTGGGACGCGGTAACCGTACCTGGCGCGGTCTCCGGCTGGGTAGCGCTGGCGGAACGGTTTGGCACGCTGCCGCTGACTATCCTGGCGCAGCCTGCGATTGACTATGCCCGTAACGGCTTTCCGGTATCGCCGCTGATCGGTCATCTGTGGCAGCGCGGCTATAACAAACTGAAAGATCAGCCGGGCTTCAGCGCCTGTTTTGCCCCGGAAGGGCGTGCGCCGCGCATCGGCGAAATTTTCCGTAACCCGGCGCAGGCGAAAACGCTGGAACTGATTGCGCAAACCAAAGGTGACGCATTTTATCGTGGCGAACTGGCGCAGAAAATTGCTGCTTTTGCACAAGAGCATGGCGCGCACCTGACGGCACAAGATCTGGCAGATCATCGCGTCGACTGGGTCGAACTCTTGTCGCGGGAGTTTGCCGGCGGATCGGTGCAGGAACTGCCGCCGAACGGGCAGGGGATCGCCACGCTGATCGCGCTCGGGATCCTGGAGCAGTGCGATATTGGCCGCTACGATCCGGACTCGGTGCAGTCGCTGCATCTTTCCATTGAGGCGATGAAGCTGGCGCTGGCGGATCTCGATCGCTATGTGGCGGACGAAGCGCACATGGAATTTGCCGCCAAAGAGCTGCTCAGCGATGCCTACCTGAAATCCCGCGCTGCGCTGATCGACACGGATCGCGCCTCTGATTTCACCTACGGTTCGCCGACGCAAAGCGGGACGGTGTACGTCTCTACCGCCGATGCCAGCGGTATGATGGTGTCGTTTATTCAGTCAAACTTTATGGGCTTTGGTTCCGGCGTCGTGGTGCCGGAGACCGGTATCAGCCTGCAAAACCGCGGCTGCGGTTTTGTGCTCGACCCGAAGCATCCGAACGCGCTGGCGGGCAGCAAACGACCGTTCCATACCATCATTCCGGGTTTTGCGATGGGCGGCGACGGTAAACCGCTGATGTCGTTTGGCGTGATGGGCGGACCGATGCAGGCGCAGGGACATATGCAAATGGCGCTGCGTATTATGCTCCACGGGCAGAATCCGCAGGCGGCGATAGATGCGCCGCGCTGGCGTGTGGTGCAGGGAAGAGAAGTGATTGTCGAATCGACCTTCAGCCGCAACGTCATTGCCGGTCTGCGTGAACGTGGGCACCTTATTACCGTGGAAGATCCATTACAGGATTATAACTTCGGTGGTGCGCAGGTAATTTACCGGATGTCGGAAGGGCACTACGTGGCGGCGACCGAAAGCCGGAAAGATGGTCAGGCGCTGGTCAGCTGA
- the dpaA gene encoding peptidoglycan meso-diaminopimelic acid protein amidase, which yields MRIIAFFLAMLLMPCVSFAGLTGSAAPVNKEYKQQLMGSPVYIQIFKEERTLDLYVKMGEKYQLLDSYNICKYSGGLGPKQRQGDFKSPEGFYTVQRSQLKPDSRFYKAINIGFPNAYDRAHGYEGKYLMIHGNCVSIGCYAMTDSGIDEIFQFVTGALVFGQPVVQVSIYPFRMTDANMQRHKYSAYIDFWKQLKPGYDYFALTQEPPMVSVVDGRYVVSKPLSHEIVHPQLASNYTLPEAK from the coding sequence ATGCGCATAATCGCATTTTTTCTTGCGATGCTTCTGATGCCGTGTGTCTCTTTTGCCGGCCTGACCGGTTCAGCAGCGCCGGTGAACAAAGAGTATAAGCAGCAGTTAATGGGGTCGCCGGTTTACATCCAGATCTTTAAGGAAGAGCGCACCCTCGATCTTTACGTCAAAATGGGCGAGAAGTATCAGCTCCTTGATAGCTACAACATCTGCAAGTACTCCGGCGGACTGGGGCCCAAGCAGCGTCAGGGCGACTTCAAGAGTCCTGAAGGGTTCTATACCGTCCAGCGTAGCCAGCTAAAACCCGACAGTCGCTTCTATAAAGCCATCAATATTGGTTTTCCGAACGCCTACGATCGTGCACACGGCTATGAAGGCAAGTACCTGATGATTCACGGCAACTGCGTGTCCATTGGTTGCTATGCCATGACCGATTCCGGCATTGATGAAATCTTCCAGTTTGTTACCGGAGCCCTGGTATTTGGTCAGCCGGTCGTTCAGGTCAGTATCTATCCCTTCCGCATGACTGATGCCAATATGCAGCGGCATAAGTACTCCGCGTATATCGATTTCTGGAAGCAATTGAAACCTGGCTACGATTACTTTGCGCTAACTCAGGAGCCGCCGATGGTTTCCGTTGTTGACGGACGCTACGTGGTCAGCAAGCCGCTGAGCCACGAGATTGTGCATCCGCAGCTGGCGTCAAACTATACGCTCCCCGAGGCAAAATAA
- the fadE gene encoding acyl-CoA dehydrogenase FadE codes for MMILSIVATVILLGVLFYHRVSLVLSSLILIAWTAALGAAGIWSLWMLLPVLLLLLPLNLKPMRKSMISVPAFRSFRKVMPPMSRTEKEAIDAGTTWWEGDLFRGTPDWKKLHSYPQPHLTAEEQAFIDGPTEEACRMANDFEITHELADLPPELWAFLKEHRFFAMIIKKEYGGLEFSAYAQSRVLQKLSGVSGILAITVGVPNSLGPGELLQHYGTEEQKNHYLPRLARGQEIPCFALTSPEAGSDAGAIPDTGVVCMGDWQGEQVLGMRLTWNKRYITLAPIATVLGLAFKLTDPDKLLGGEENLGITCALIPTTTPGVEIGLRHFPLNVPFQNGPTRGQDVFVPIDYIIGGPKMAGQGWRMLVECLSVGRGITLPSNSTGGLKSAAMATGAYAHIRRQFKVSIGKMEGIEEPLARIAGNAYVMDAAASLITYGIMLGEKPAVLSAIVKYHCTHRGQRAIIDAMDITGGKGIMLGEGNFLARAYQGAPIAITVEGANILTRSMMIFGQGAIRCHPYVLDEMAAAQNNDADAFDTLLFKHIGHVGSNVVRSFWLGLTRGLTSASPAQDATKRYYQHINRLSANLALLSDVSMAVLGGSLKRRERISARLGDVLSQLYLASAVLKRYDDEGRHEADLPLVHWGVQDALNQAEIAIGELLRNFPNRAVAGLLGATIFPTGRHYDAPSDKLDHKVARILQTPCATRARIGRGQYLTPDEHNPVGLLEEALRDVMAADPIHQRICKELGKNLPFTRLDELAKNALSKGLINQDEAALLIKAEESRLRSINVDDFEPDALATKPVKKPPVKLRKPEAA; via the coding sequence ATGATGATTTTGAGTATTGTTGCCACCGTTATTCTGCTCGGCGTGCTGTTCTATCACCGGGTCAGCTTAGTTTTGAGTAGTCTGATTTTAATTGCCTGGACGGCGGCGCTGGGCGCGGCTGGCATCTGGTCGCTGTGGATGCTGCTGCCCGTTTTGCTGCTCCTGCTCCCGCTGAATCTTAAGCCTATGCGCAAATCGATGATTTCCGTTCCGGCATTCCGCAGCTTCCGTAAAGTGATGCCGCCAATGTCGCGGACGGAAAAAGAGGCGATTGACGCGGGCACAACCTGGTGGGAAGGTGATTTGTTCCGCGGCACGCCGGACTGGAAAAAGCTGCACAGCTACCCGCAGCCGCATCTGACCGCCGAAGAACAGGCTTTTATTGATGGTCCGACGGAAGAAGCCTGCCGTATGGCGAATGATTTCGAGATCACCCATGAACTGGCCGATCTGCCGCCGGAACTGTGGGCGTTTCTGAAAGAACATCGCTTCTTTGCGATGATTATCAAGAAAGAGTACGGCGGCCTGGAATTCTCCGCTTATGCACAGTCTCGCGTACTGCAAAAACTCTCCGGCGTCTCCGGGATCCTGGCGATTACCGTCGGCGTGCCGAACTCTTTAGGGCCGGGCGAACTGTTGCAGCATTACGGCACTGAAGAACAGAAAAATCATTATCTGCCGCGTCTGGCGCGCGGTCAGGAGATCCCCTGCTTTGCGTTGACCAGCCCGGAAGCTGGCTCCGATGCGGGCGCGATCCCGGATACCGGCGTTGTCTGCATGGGCGACTGGCAGGGTGAGCAGGTGCTGGGCATGCGCCTGACCTGGAACAAGCGTTATATTACGCTGGCCCCTATCGCCACCGTACTGGGCCTGGCCTTTAAGTTAACCGACCCGGATAAACTGCTGGGCGGCGAAGAGAACCTCGGTATCACCTGCGCGCTGATCCCGACCACCACGCCGGGCGTTGAGATTGGTCTTCGTCACTTCCCGCTGAACGTGCCGTTCCAGAACGGGCCAACCCGCGGTCAGGACGTTTTCGTCCCGATTGACTACATCATCGGCGGGCCGAAGATGGCCGGTCAGGGCTGGCGTATGCTGGTTGAATGTCTGTCTGTCGGACGTGGTATTACTCTGCCTTCCAACTCCACGGGCGGCCTGAAATCGGCGGCGATGGCGACCGGTGCGTACGCACATATCCGTCGTCAGTTCAAAGTCTCCATCGGCAAAATGGAGGGCATCGAAGAGCCGCTGGCGCGTATTGCCGGTAACGCTTACGTGATGGACGCTGCGGCCTCATTGATTACCTACGGCATTATGCTGGGTGAAAAACCGGCCGTACTGTCTGCCATCGTGAAATATCACTGTACCCATCGTGGACAGCGCGCCATCATCGATGCAATGGATATCACCGGCGGTAAAGGTATTATGCTGGGCGAAGGCAACTTCCTGGCGCGTGCCTATCAGGGTGCACCGATTGCGATTACCGTTGAAGGCGCAAATATCCTGACCCGCAGCATGATGATCTTCGGTCAGGGGGCGATCCGCTGCCATCCTTACGTGCTCGATGAGATGGCCGCCGCGCAGAATAACGATGCCGACGCGTTTGATACCCTGCTGTTTAAACATATCGGCCACGTCGGTTCTAACGTCGTGCGAAGCTTCTGGCTGGGGCTGACGCGTGGCCTTACCAGCGCGTCGCCGGCGCAGGATGCGACTAAACGCTATTACCAGCATATTAACCGCCTGAGCGCTAACCTGGCCTTGCTGTCAGATGTGTCAATGGCGGTACTGGGCGGCAGCCTGAAGCGTCGCGAGCGTATTTCTGCCCGTCTTGGCGACGTGCTGAGCCAGCTTTATCTTGCCTCTGCGGTACTGAAACGCTACGACGATGAAGGTCGCCACGAAGCGGACCTGCCGCTGGTACACTGGGGCGTGCAGGATGCGCTTAATCAGGCAGAAATCGCCATCGGCGAGCTGCTGCGCAACTTTCCGAACCGCGCGGTAGCCGGGCTGCTGGGCGCGACGATCTTCCCGACAGGCCGCCATTATGATGCCCCGTCCGACAAGCTCGATCATAAAGTTGCCCGGATCCTGCAAACACCGTGTGCTACCCGTGCGCGCATCGGTCGCGGTCAGTATCTGACGCCGGACGAGCATAATCCGGTAGGGCTGCTGGAAGAGGCGCTGCGCGATGTGATGGCGGCCGATCCCATCCACCAGCGCATCTGCAAAGAGCTGGGTAAGAATCTGCCGTTCACCCGTCTGGACGAACTGGCGAAGAACGCGCTGTCCAAAGGGCTTATCAATCAGGATGAGGCCGCGCTGCTCATCAAGGCGGAAGAGAGCCGCTTGCGCAGTATCAACGTGGACGATTTCGAGCCGGATGCGCTGGCGACTAAACCGGTAAAAAAGCCGCCGGTGAAATTGCGTAAGCCTGAAGCGGCATAA
- a CDS encoding amidohydrolase, whose amino-acid sequence MPGLKLTLLQQPLVWMDGPANLRHFDRQLEGIGGRDIIVLPEMFTTGFAMEAAQRSLAQDDVLAWMLAKAQQTNALIAGSAALQSERGPVNRFLLVEPEGKVHYYDKRHLFRMADEHRHYEAGNERVIFEWRGWRILPLVCYDLRFPLWSRNRNDYDLALYVANWPAPRSLHWQALLVARAIENQAYVAGCNRVGTDGNGHHYRGDSRVITPQGEILATAEPHQATRIDAELSLTALKEYREKFPAWQDADPFSLG is encoded by the coding sequence GTGCCTGGCCTGAAACTTACCCTGTTGCAACAACCGCTGGTCTGGATGGACGGTCCGGCTAACCTGCGCCATTTCGATCGCCAGCTGGAAGGGATCGGCGGGCGCGACATCATTGTGCTGCCGGAGATGTTTACCACCGGTTTTGCGATGGAGGCCGCACAGCGATCGCTGGCGCAGGATGACGTGCTGGCCTGGATGCTGGCCAAAGCTCAACAAACTAACGCGCTGATTGCCGGTAGTGCGGCATTGCAAAGCGAACGCGGTCCGGTGAACCGCTTTCTGCTGGTCGAGCCGGAAGGGAAAGTTCACTATTATGATAAGCGCCATCTGTTCCGCATGGCCGATGAACATCGCCATTATGAAGCGGGCAACGAGCGGGTGATCTTTGAGTGGCGTGGCTGGCGGATCTTACCGCTGGTGTGCTATGACCTGCGCTTCCCGCTGTGGTCTCGCAACCGCAATGATTACGATCTGGCGCTGTATGTCGCCAACTGGCCTGCGCCGCGCTCTCTGCACTGGCAGGCGCTGCTGGTGGCGCGCGCCATAGAGAATCAGGCGTATGTGGCGGGCTGTAACCGCGTCGGCACCGATGGTAACGGCCACCATTATCGTGGAGATAGCCGGGTGATCACCCCGCAGGGTGAGATCCTCGCCACCGCCGAGCCGCATCAGGCAACGCGGATTGACGCCGAGTTGTCGCTGACGGCTCTGAAAGAGTACAGGGAGAAGTTTCCGGCATGGCAGGATGCGGACCCGTTTAGCCTCGGGTGA
- a CDS encoding RNA ligase RtcB family protein, whose translation MGNYIRPLSDAVFSIASDNLWIEGSAIQQLHTTAKLAGMTRVVGMPDLHPGRGYPIGAAFFSRGRFYPALVGNDIGCGMALWQTDLPARKYNADKTEKRLAELPDVAEAQWLAENVPAAMQHHPWHSALGSIGGGNHFAELQQIDSIADADTFVLSGLQKAQLLLLVHSGSRGLGQAILRRHVEAFSHDGLPQESDDARRYLDEHNDALAFARCNRELIARRILQQIKAEGEPLLDVAHNFVEPCTVAGEAGWLHRKGATPDGEGLVIIPGSRGDYSWLVKPVVSEESLFSLAHGAGRKWMRTECKGRLSAKFTPLQLSRTDMGSRVICRDRQLIYEEAPQAYKSVDSVVDCLFDAGLITPVARLRPVLTLKTAGEKSV comes from the coding sequence ATGGGCAATTATATTCGTCCTTTATCTGATGCGGTATTTTCCATCGCTTCCGATAACCTGTGGATCGAAGGTTCTGCGATCCAACAATTACACACTACCGCTAAATTAGCGGGCATGACGCGCGTCGTCGGAATGCCCGATTTGCATCCGGGACGTGGCTATCCCATCGGCGCGGCGTTTTTTTCCCGCGGGCGTTTTTACCCGGCGCTGGTGGGCAACGATATCGGCTGCGGAATGGCGCTGTGGCAAACCGATTTACCGGCTCGCAAGTACAACGCTGACAAAACGGAAAAGCGGCTGGCTGAGCTTCCGGATGTGGCGGAAGCGCAGTGGCTGGCGGAAAATGTCCCCGCGGCAATGCAACATCATCCCTGGCATTCCGCGCTGGGATCGATTGGCGGCGGCAATCATTTTGCCGAGCTTCAGCAGATCGATAGCATCGCCGATGCTGACACGTTCGTTCTGTCAGGTTTACAGAAAGCGCAGCTATTACTGCTGGTACACAGCGGTTCACGCGGGCTGGGGCAGGCTATTTTACGCCGCCACGTTGAGGCGTTTTCACATGACGGTTTGCCGCAAGAGAGTGACGATGCACGCCGCTATCTTGATGAGCACAACGATGCGCTGGCCTTTGCCCGCTGCAATCGTGAACTGATTGCCCGGCGGATCCTGCAACAGATCAAAGCAGAGGGCGAACCGCTGTTAGATGTGGCGCATAACTTCGTCGAGCCCTGCACGGTAGCGGGGGAAGCAGGTTGGCTGCATCGCAAAGGCGCTACGCCTGACGGAGAGGGGCTGGTGATCATTCCCGGTTCGCGTGGCGACTATAGCTGGCTGGTAAAACCGGTTGTCAGCGAAGAGAGCCTTTTCTCACTGGCGCACGGCGCGGGGCGTAAGTGGATGCGCACCGAGTGTAAGGGCCGGTTGTCGGCAAAATTTACCCCGCTCCAGCTCAGTCGTACCGACATGGGCAGCCGGGTGATTTGCCGCGATCGCCAGCTGATTTATGAAGAAGCGCCGCAGGCGTATAAATCTGTCGACAGCGTGGTGGATTGTCTGTTTGATGCCGGGCTGATTACGCCGGTTGCCCGCCTGCGCCCGGTGCTGACGTTGAAAACCGCAGGGGAGAAAAGCGTATGA
- the lpcA gene encoding D-sedoheptulose 7-phosphate isomerase — MYQDLIRNELNEAAETLANFLKDEANIHAVQRAAVLLADSFKAGGKVLSCGNGGSHCDAMHFAEELTGRYRENRPGYPAIAISDVSHISCVSNDFGYDYIFSRYVEAVGREGDVLLGISTSGNSANVIKAIEAAREKGMKVITLTGKDGGKMAGTADIEIRVPHFGYADRIQEIHIKVIHILIQLIEKEMVKA; from the coding sequence ATGTACCAGGATCTGATTCGTAATGAACTGAACGAAGCGGCGGAAACGCTGGCTAACTTTCTGAAAGATGAAGCCAATATTCACGCGGTGCAGCGCGCGGCGGTGCTGCTGGCCGACAGCTTCAAGGCGGGCGGTAAAGTGCTTTCCTGCGGCAACGGCGGCTCTCATTGCGATGCGATGCACTTTGCGGAAGAGCTGACGGGACGTTACCGTGAAAACCGTCCAGGCTATCCGGCGATCGCTATTTCCGACGTCAGCCATATTTCCTGCGTGAGCAACGATTTTGGCTACGATTATATTTTTTCCCGCTACGTTGAAGCGGTAGGTCGTGAAGGCGACGTACTGTTGGGGATCTCTACGTCTGGCAATTCCGCTAACGTTATCAAAGCTATCGAAGCGGCCCGCGAGAAAGGGATGAAGGTGATAACCCTGACCGGAAAAGATGGCGGTAAGATGGCAGGAACGGCGGACATTGAAATCCGTGTGCCGCATTTTGGTTATGCCGATCGCATTCAGGAAATCCATATTAAAGTCATTCATATCCTGATCCAGCTGATCGAAAAAGAGATGGTTAAAGCCTGA
- the prfH gene encoding peptide chain release factor H — protein sequence MILLQLSSAQGPDECCLAVQKALNRLVKEAASEKVSLTLLETEPGRIPDTLRSALVSLDGAKAMALSERWCGTLQWICASPYRPHHGRKNWYVGAARFTPPEQAFSSEIRFETLRSSGPGGQHVNKTDSAVRATHIATGISVKVQSERSQHANKRLACLLIAHKLEQRQQEQGAELKSQRRMFHHQIERGDPVRTFKGMNFSAVS from the coding sequence ATGATCTTACTGCAACTCTCTTCTGCTCAGGGGCCGGACGAGTGCTGTCTGGCGGTGCAAAAAGCGCTGAATCGTCTGGTGAAAGAGGCCGCCAGTGAGAAGGTCTCGCTGACGCTGCTCGAAACGGAGCCAGGACGCATACCCGATACGCTGCGCTCTGCGCTGGTTTCGCTGGACGGCGCCAAGGCCATGGCGCTCAGCGAACGCTGGTGCGGCACGCTACAGTGGATTTGCGCCAGCCCGTATCGCCCACACCACGGACGCAAAAACTGGTACGTGGGCGCGGCGCGCTTTACCCCACCGGAGCAGGCGTTTTCCTCAGAGATACGTTTTGAAACCCTGCGTTCCTCCGGGCCGGGCGGTCAGCACGTCAATAAAACCGACTCGGCGGTGCGCGCCACGCATATTGCGACGGGGATCAGCGTTAAAGTGCAGTCGGAGCGCAGCCAGCATGCCAACAAGCGGCTGGCCTGTTTACTGATAGCACATAAGCTGGAGCAGCGGCAGCAGGAACAGGGCGCGGAATTAAAATCGCAGCGGCGGATGTTTCATCATCAAATTGAGCGGGGGGATCCTGTGCGAACGTTTAAGGGGATGAATTTTAGCGCGGTATCGTAA
- the dinB gene encoding DNA polymerase IV, with protein sequence MRKIIHVDMDCFFAAVEMRDNPSLRDIPIAIGGSRERRGVISTANYPARKFGVRSAMSTAMALKLCPHLTLLPGRFEAYREASDHIREIFSRYTSLIEPLSLDEAYLDVTDSLHCHGSATLMAQQIRKTISDELNLTASAGVAPIKFLAKIASDLNKPDGQYVITPEEVPNFIKTLPLSKIPGVGKVSAAKLENMGLRTCGDVQNSDLALLLKRFGKFGRVLWERSQGIDERTVNNERLRKSVGVERTLAEDIHEWPECEAIIERLYPELESRLAKVKPDLLIARQGVKLKFNDFQLTTQEHVWPRLNKEDLIATARKTWDERRGGRGVRLVGLHVTLLDPQLERQLVLGL encoded by the coding sequence ATGCGTAAGATCATACATGTCGATATGGACTGCTTTTTCGCAGCGGTAGAGATGCGCGACAACCCGTCCCTGCGTGATATCCCTATCGCCATTGGCGGCAGCCGTGAGCGGCGCGGCGTGATCAGCACCGCCAACTATCCGGCGCGTAAATTCGGCGTGCGTAGCGCGATGTCGACGGCGATGGCGCTAAAATTATGTCCCCATCTGACGCTATTGCCGGGACGCTTTGAAGCTTACCGTGAAGCCTCTGATCATATCCGCGAAATCTTCTCCCGCTACACGTCGCTGATTGAACCGCTTTCGCTGGATGAAGCCTATCTGGACGTCACTGACAGCCTGCACTGCCACGGCTCCGCGACGTTAATGGCGCAGCAGATCCGCAAGACCATTTCTGATGAACTCAATCTCACCGCCTCAGCCGGTGTTGCACCGATTAAATTCCTCGCCAAAATTGCTTCCGATCTGAATAAACCTGATGGGCAATATGTTATTACGCCGGAAGAGGTGCCGAATTTCATTAAAACGCTGCCGTTAAGTAAAATTCCCGGCGTCGGCAAGGTCTCGGCGGCGAAGCTGGAAAATATGGGGCTGCGGACCTGTGGAGACGTGCAAAATAGCGATCTGGCGCTGCTGCTGAAGCGCTTTGGCAAATTTGGCCGTGTATTATGGGAGCGTAGCCAGGGTATTGATGAACGCACGGTGAATAATGAACGGTTACGTAAATCGGTCGGCGTCGAACGCACGCTGGCAGAGGATATTCACGAATGGCCCGAATGCGAAGCCATTATTGAACGTCTTTATCCGGAACTGGAAAGCCGGCTGGCAAAAGTGAAGCCCGATCTGCTCATTGCCCGTCAGGGGGTTAAACTCAAATTCAATGATTTTCAGCTGACGACCCAGGAGCACGTCTGGCCGCGGCTAAATAAAGAAGATTTAATCGCCACCGCGCGTAAAACCTGGGATGAACGCCGGGGCGGGCGGGGCGTCAGGCTGGTCGGACTGCACGTCACGCTGCTTGACCCGCAGCTTGAGCGTCAGCTGGTGCTGGGATTATAA